In a genomic window of Spodoptera frugiperda isolate SF20-4 chromosome 18, AGI-APGP_CSIRO_Sfru_2.0, whole genome shotgun sequence:
- the LOC118277918 gene encoding probable 39S ribosomal protein L45, mitochondrial, whose translation MANSLISKMGALRIVPVIITQPSRTTTTKHYIPKFKKQRAQKYLKVELPDPNEDFGSLSSSKIRQKMKERGILPPRPWMERPFYLSATGGVFEPYVPPEGDGKASFVSTTRAKQAVELLEKKSKSMMAIRKIKSFEEEFDQKEFVLQAQDTYIKAHESLANDDKRALRTYVTEKAYPEFRHNSHLKTIRWKFIESLEPPRVVHARCTDVVSKENIFGQVTVRFHTRQQLAVYDRFGRLLHGSEILAKDVLEYIVFEKHLSNLYGTWRIHDKIIPDWTPPKEPSKLTRIMPEPEPEIVKVESTETTEPVVATTTPELAAKPAAPAVADK comes from the exons aTGGCGAACTCTTTGATTTCAAag ATGGGCGCTCTACGCATAGTCCCGGTAATTATAACACAGCCGTCGCGTACCACTACAACTAAACATTATATACCAAAGTTTAAGAAGCAGAGGGCTCAGAAATACCTGAAGGTGGAATTACCGGATCCAAATGAGGACTTTGGTTCACTCAGCTCGAGTAAAATCAGGCAGAAGATGAAAGAGAGAGGCATTTTGCCACCAAGACCCTGGATGGAGCGACCCTTTTACCTCTCTGCTACAG GTGGTGTATTTGAGCCCTACGTCCCACCAGAAGGTGATGGCAAAGCCTCATTCGTCTCTACCACACGTGCCAAGCAAGCTGTGGAACTTCTCGAGAAGAAATCAAAGTCAATGATGGCAATACGGAAAATCAAATCTTTTGAAGAGGAATTTGATCAAAAGGAGTTTGTATTGCAAGCTCAGGACACTTATATCAAAGCTCATGAAAGTCTCGCAAATGATGATAAGAGGGCTCTAAGAACTTATGTGACGGAAAAGGCATATCCGGAGTTCCGACATAATTCTCATCTGAAAACTATCCGGTGGAAGTTTATTGAGTCACTGGAGCCTCCGCGAGTGGTGCATGCTCGATGCACTGATGTTGTTAGCAAGGAGAACATATTTGGACAG GTCACAGTCCGCTTCCACACGCGCCAGCAGCTTGCAGTGTACGACAGATTCGGTCGCCTTCTACACGGCAGCGAGATCTTGGCCAAAGACGTTCTAGAATACATAGTCTTTGAGAAACATCTCTCCAATCTGTACGGAACTTGGCGCATCCATGATAAGATCATCCCTGACTGGACTCCGCCTAAGGAACCTTCCAAATTGACCAGGATCATGCCTGAACCAGAGCCTGAGATTGTCAAAGTGGAGAGTACAGAGACTACAGAGCCGGTAGTCGCGACCACAACACCTGAACTTGCGGCTAAACCTGCAGCGCCCGCCGTCGCTGATAAATGA